The following coding sequences lie in one Cucurbita pepo subsp. pepo cultivar mu-cu-16 chromosome LG13, ASM280686v2, whole genome shotgun sequence genomic window:
- the LOC111809347 gene encoding mediator of RNA polymerase II transcription subunit 23: MDQPQRSSSVTAVSTSRAYQFHPARAAIANLFDLYLGRSNRLKPEDSAREPPNKAQKRVLAINRELPPRNEQFLLDFEQIQNQFADYDQLHAVTESVLISLVVQCSGHVPRAEFLLFALRSLCSIGYINWDTFLPSLLSSISSAEVSLGQGSQAAPTTVSTTNLSQSGVLPSSNPVPNSSTFQSSNPASPLPSVHGISSPAQSSIDPTSCTALSPIKSSDLSGTGLPSAVRVNSFLRNNAISSLRQLCCKIILSGLKFDLKPVTRADIFSHMLNWMVNWDQRQQGIEESENMKSWRPDKALIEWLHSCLDVVWLLVEENKCRVPFYELLRSGLQFIDNIPDDEALFTLILEIHRRRDMMAMHMQMLDQHLHCPTFGTQRIFSQTMQNISGEAVASSRHSPITYPSVLGEPLHGEDIASAIQRGTRDWERAMRCIRHALRTTPSPEWWKRVLLVAPGYRSPAQGLSPGAVFTSEMICEATIDRIFELLKLTNSEIHCWQEWLVFSDIFYFLMKSGCIDFADFVAKLFSRVTEGGHHVLRTNHVTWLFAQIIRVELVMSALNSDARKVETTRKILSFHREDKSADPNNPQSILLDFISSCQNLRIWSLNTATREYLNNEQLQKGKQIDEWWRQASKGDRMMDYMNMDDRSIGMFWVVSYTMAQPACETVMNWLSSAGVPELSSAQNLQTNERIMIMREVSPLPMSLLSGFSMNLCSKLTYQMEESLFSGQAVPSIALAETYTRLLLLAPHSLFRSHFNHLAQKNPSLLSKPGVTLLVLEILNYRLLPLYRYEGKSKALMYDVTKIISALKGKRGDHRVFRLAENLCMNLIFSLRDFFFVKREGKGPTEFTETLNRLAVVTLAILIKTRGIADADHLLYLQTMLEQTMATSQHTWSEKTLRYFPPVLREALIGRIDKRGVAIQAWQQAETTVINQCNQLLSPSADPTYVITYISHSFPQHKQYLCAGAWILMQGHPENINCTTLARVLREFSPEEVTANIYTMVDVLLHHIQIEPQHGHSTQDILLKVCANLSFFVWTQELLPLDILLLAFIDRDDDPNALRIVISLLDRQELQQRVKLYCINRVSPEHWLHSAVFKRNDLQKALGNHLSWKDRYPVFFDDIAARLLPVIPLIVYRLIENDAVDQADRVLAMYSPFLAYHPLRFTFVRDILAYFYGHLPNKLIVRILYVLDISKIPFSESFPHYISSPGPVMCPPMDYFATLLLGIVNNVIPSLQTSKPGTASDTSSNSMRPSHNKAPGTTPPGATSASESQKAFYQIQDPGTYTQLVLETAVIELLSLPVSAGQIVSSLVQIVVNIQPTLIQSSNNFHGAPSSMGQGSALPTSPSGGSTDSLNAGRSNTSASGINTPNFVSRSGYTCQQLSSLMIQACGLLLAQLPQEFHVQLYLEASRIIKETWWLSDATRSLGELNSAVGYSLMDPTWAAQDNTSTAIGNTVALLHSLFSNLPQEWLEGAHVIIKHLRPVTSVAMLRIVFRIMGPLLPKLANAHSLFCKTLSSLLSVLVDVFGKNTQTSIPVEAAEISDLIDFLHHVVHYEGQGGPVVANSKPRQEVLGIIGRALENLRPDVQHLLSHLKPDTSSSIYAATHPKLVQNPA; this comes from the exons ATGGATCAACCACAGCGATCGTCATCAGTAACGGCGGTCTCCACTTCCCGCGCTTACCAGTTTCACCCAGCTCGAGCTGCCATTGCCAATCTCTTCGACCTCTACTTGGGA AGGAGTAATCGTCTAAAGCCCGAAGATTCAGCTCGAGAACCTCC GAACAAGGCCCAAAAGCGTGTACTAGCTATTAACAGAGAGCTTCCTCCTCGGAACGAGCAGTTCCTTTTAGATTTTGAGCAAATTCAGAATCAATTTGCA GACTATGATCAGTTGCATGCTGTGACTGAATCAGTTCTTATCTCCCTAGTTGTACAGTGCAGTGGTCATGTACCAAGGGcagaatttcttctctttgctttACGGAGTTTATGCAGTATAGGTTACATTAATTGGGACACTTTTTTGCCGtcccttctttcttcaatCTCATCTGCAGAAGTTTCCCTGGGCCAGGGAAGTCAAGCTGCGCCTACTACTGTCTCAACTACAAATTTATCGCAGTCTGGGGTGCTTCCATCCTCAAACCCAGTCCCTAACAGTTCTACTTTTCAGTCTTCCAATCCTGCCTCGCCGTTACCATCGGTTCATGGAATCAGTTCACCTGCTCAATCAAGCATCGATCCAACTTCTTGCACAGCATTATCACCAATCAAATCCTCTGATCTTTCTGGGACTGGATTACCATCTGCAGTTAGGGTCAATTCATTTTTGAGAAATAATGCAATAAGCAGTCTACGTCAGCTTTGTTGCAAGATTATCTTAAGTGGtcttaaatttgatttgaaacCAGTGACGCGTGCTGATATTTTTTCCCACATGCTTAATTGGATGGTTAATTGGGACCAACGGCAACAAGGGATTGAGGAATCAGAGAATATGAAATCCTGGAGGCCTGACAAGGCTCTCATTGAATGGCTACATAGCTGTTTGGATGTGGTCTGGCTTTTGGTTGAGGAGAATAAATGTCGTGTGCCTTTCTATGAATTACTACGCAGTGGCTTGCAATTTATAGATAACATTCCTGACGATGAAGCCTTATTTACACTCATCTTGGAGATCCATAGGAGGCGAGATATGATGGCAATGCACATGCAGATGTTGGATCAACACCTTCACTGCCCTACATTTGGGACTCAGCGGATCTTTTCTCAAACAATGCAGAACATATCTGGGGAAGCAGTAGCAAGCTCGCGCCATTCACCAATCACATATCCAAGTGTACTTGGTGAACCTCTGCATGGAGAG GATATTGCATCGGCTATTCAGAGAGGAACTCGAGACTGGGAAAGAGCTATGCGTTGTATAAGGCACGCTCTTCGCACAACCCCATCACCTGAATGGTGGAAGCGCGTGCTTCTTGTGGCTCCTGGCTATAGGTCTCCTGCACAAGGACTTAGTCCTGGTGCTGTTTTTACATCTGAGATGATATGTGAGGCAACAATTGATAGAATATTTGAGCTATTGAAGCTGACAAATTCAG AGATACATTGCTGGCAAGAGTGGCTCGTCTTCtcagatatattctattttcttatgaAAAGCGGATGTATTGATTTTGCGGACTTTGTGGCTAAGCTGTTTTCTCGTGTAACAGAGGGAGGTCACCATGTCTTAAGGACAAATCATGTCACTTGGCTGTTTGCACAAATCATTCGTGTTGAGCTTGTGATGAGTGCTTTGAATTCAGATGCAAGGAAG GTGGAGACgacaagaaaaatattatcatttcaTAGAGAAGATAAAAGTGCTGATCCAAATAATCCTCAAAGCATCTTGCTTGATTTTATTAGTAGTTGTCAGAACTTGCGTATTTGGTCATTGAACACAGCAACAAGagaatatttgaataatgagCAGCTACagaaaggaaaacaaattGATGAATGGTGGAGGCAAGCAAGTAAAG GTGATCGTATGATGGATTATATGAACATGGATGACAGATCAATTGGGATGTTTTGGGTTGTCTCATACACCATGGCGCAACCAGCATGTGAAACTGTGATGAATTGGTTATCTTCTGCTGGGGTTCCAGAACTATCATCAGCACAAAATTTACAGACCAATGAGAGGATAATGATAATGCGAGAAGTGAGCCCATTGCCGATGTCTTTGTTATCAGGTTTTTCAATGAACTTGTGCTCGAAGCTGACctatcaaatggaagaatctttATTTTCTGGACAG GCTGTTCCCAGTATTGCATTGGCTGAAACCTATACTAGATTGCTTCTCCTCGCACCACACTCATTGTTTCGTTCACATTTTAAC CATTTAGCACAAAAAAACCCATCCCTATTGAGCAAACCAGGAGTTACGCTTCTAGTGCTTGAAATTCTGAACTATCGGTTGCTTCCTCTCTACAG gTACGAAGGCAAAAGCAAGGCTTTGATGTATGatgttacaaaaataatttctgCACTTAAAGGGAAGCGTGGAGACCATCGAGTATTTAGATTGGCTGAAAACTTGTGCAtgaatcttattttttcattaagagattttttctttgtgaaaagggaagggaag GGTCCAACTGAATTTACAGAGACACTAAATCGATTAGCTGTGGTCACTCTTGCTATCCTCATTAAGACACGAGGAATAGCTGATGCTGATCACTTGCTTTATCTTCAAACAATGCTAGAGCAGACAATGGCCACCAGCCAACATACTTGGTCAGAAAAAACTCTGCGATACTTCCCACCTGTTCTTCGTGAAGCGTTGATTGGAAGAATAGATAAAAGAGGTGTAGCTATTCAAGCATGGCAACAG GCAGAAACTACTGTGATCAACCAATGCAACCAACTTCTGTCCCCATCAGCTGATCCGACATATGTGATAACCTACATCAGTCATAGTTTCCCGCAGCATAAACAATATCTATGTGCTGGTGCATGGATACTCATGCAAGGGCACCCTGAAAATATTAACTGCACAACCTTG GCACGGGTATTGAGAGAGTTCTCACCGGAAGAAGTAACAGCTAACATTTACACAATGGTAGATGTGCTGCTTCATCACATTCAGATTGAGCCTCAGCATGGACATTCCACACAG GATATTTTGCTTAAAGTTTGTGccaatctttcatttttcgtATGGACTCAAGAATTACTTCCTCTTGATATTCTTCTCCTAGCTTTCATTGACCGTGATGACGATCCCAATGCTCTACGCATAGTG ATTAGTTTACTTGATAGGCAAGAGCTTCAACAACGAGTCAAACTATATTGTATCAACCGAGTTTCACCTGAGCATTGGCTTCACTCTGCAGTGTTCAAAAGAAATGATTTACAAAAGGCTCTTGGGAATCATCTTTCATGGAAGGACAG GTATCCTGTATTTTTTGACGATATTGCAGCTCGATTACTTCCAGTAATTCCATTGATAGTTTATAGGCTCATTGAAAATGATGCTGTAGATCAAGCTGACAGAGTATTGGCCATGTACTCTCCTTTTTTGGCCTACCACCCTCTTAGATTTACATTTGTTCGTGATATACTCGCATACTTCTATGGTCATCTACCTAACAAGCTCATTGTTCGAATTTTGTATGTACTTGATATCAGCAAG ATTCCATTTTCTGAGTCTTTCCCACATTACATTAGTTCCCCTGGTCCTGTCATGTGCCCGCCAATGGATTACTTTGCTACCCTCTTGTTGGGGATAGTCAATAATGTTATACCTTCCTTACAGACATCAAAACCTGGAACGGCAAGTGATACTTCAAGTAATTCAATGCGTCCATCGCATAACAAAGCCCCTGGGACAACGCCACCGGGGGCAACAAGTGCTTCCGAGAGCCAAAAAGCATTTTATCAAATTCAGGACCCTGGCACATATACTCAGCTTGTTCTTGAAACAGCAGTCATAGAATTACTTTCTCTCCCTGTCTCAGCTGGTCAGATTGTGTCCTCGCTGGTTCAAATTGTTGTCAACATACAACCTACTCTGATTCAATCGAGCAACAATTTTCATGGAGCTCCGAGCAGTATGGGACAGGGATCAGCGTTACCGACGTCTCCTTCTGGAGGAAGCACAGACTCCTTAAATGCTGGAAGATCAAATACCTCAGCATCTGGAATAAATACTCCTAATTTTGTTTCACGAAGTGGGTATACATGCCAACAACTTTCTAGCCTTATGATCCAGGCATGTGGTCTTCTACTAGCGCAGCTTCCTCAAGAATTTCATGTACAGTTGTATCTAGAGGCATCACGCATTATAAAAGAAACTTGGTGGCTGTCTGATGCAACAAGATCCTTAGGCGAGCTAAACTCTGCTGTTGGTTACTCGTTGATGGATCCAACATGGGCAGCACAAGACAATACCTCAACGGCTATTG GTAACACGGTTGCACTGCTTCACTCTTTATTTAGTAACCTCCCACAGGAATGGTTAGAAGGGGCACATGTGATTATCAAACATCTCAGACCCGTCACATCAGTAGCGATGCTGAGAATAGTTTTCCGTATTATGGGTCCACTGCTCCCCAAACTTGCCAATGCTCATAGCCTTTTCTGTAAG
- the LOC111808711 gene encoding F-box protein SKIP28-like, protein MTKTSQVFSFLIQLYVPGCTSLTPEGVIRAVETLSQHSHNLNSLMIGGIYNIENEHLEVLKYHLLKNGSQQQQQQQQQRRLYHKYIEAWKLLRNEYMAMIDVEMCPKCQEIGKVYDCSRERCKIKQEQNSGAECRGCSGCVPRCEECGGCVDGDETEEAVCAGILCTSCWLQLPKCNHCNRPYCTRHRQNVVSSSAAGFVCEVCIET, encoded by the coding sequence ACGAGTTTGACTCCTGAGGGAGTGATTCGGGCAGTGGAGACTCTATCACAACATTCTCACAATTTGAATAGCCTAATGATTGGTGGCATTTACAACATAGAGAATGAACACCTTGAAGTCCTCAAGTACCATCTTCTCAAAAACGGAtcgcagcagcagcaacaacaacagcaacaacGTCGTCTGTACCACAAGTACATTGAGGCATGGAAGTTGTTGAGGAACGAATACATGGCAATGATTGATGTAGAAATGTGCCCAAAATGCCAGGAGATAGGGAAAGTTTATGATTGCTCAAGGGAGAGATGCAAGATAAAGCAAGAGCAGAACTCTGGGGCAGAGTGCCGAGGTTGCAGTGGCTGCGTGCCAAGGTGCGAAGAATGTGGGGGATGCGTAGATGGTGATGAAACAGAGGAGGCTGTATGTGCGGGTATCTTGTGCACAAGTTGTTGGCTTCAGCTTCCCAAATGCAACCATTGTAATAGGCCATATTGCACGCGACACCGTCAGAATGTGGTAAGTAGCTCTGCTGCTGGGTTTGTTTGTGAAGTTTGTATTGAAACTTAG